A section of the Malania oleifera isolate guangnan ecotype guangnan chromosome 2, ASM2987363v1, whole genome shotgun sequence genome encodes:
- the LOC131149329 gene encoding uncharacterized protein LOC131149329: MHRKVYETRSFNARDRINYVMWTSEMDNCLSKILIERARKGNKLDNTLKPAAFTAALAALNEKFGLDLTKEHIKNRLKTWKKQFRILKELLAQKGFEWDEVHKMVVADDSVWSAYIKAHPDARAFRAKLIENYDELCIIIGNDEATASYSDNVAEADVDLTIEKEGVKPAIMSENQTDDKQTKKLRWSDEMDSCLSKILVEQVKRGSKIDNILQREAYDTAVIALNEKFGPELTKDHIRNRLKTWKKQYGVLKELISQTGFEWDGAQKMVVANDSAWNDYTKTHPDARAFRGRVVENYNPWCIIFGNNSAVEGYSRTGDELVLCLAADIRGSVALNNSPKQCGGNVKDHVKHLRWTSEMDHHLSKILVQQVKLGNKSKFDSKLKTAAYVAAVSSLNERFQLDLTKDHVKNRLKTWKKMHGLVVELLDHGQFEWDAGRRMVLATDSVWYDYIKINPDARLIQGRVIENYGDLCVIFGSDEPSESYSLDGAEIDFDLTADTEGMDNEDAFNNRSDSGKEKGKYMLWTDDMDRCLTEKLMEQVRLGNKLEKNFKPSAYTAVLTTLNEKFALELTKENIRSRLKTWKKQYGLVKELLSYGGFAWDEQRKMVVASGSVWKEYIKKHPDARPLRSKSIENYNELRIIIGNEQAAGYWSRTGADYDANHTSNNEEHAVTPLQVMVDEISHDDTGDGTQGSSQQTGARPSSSSHSEQPSKKRRTGDVMIEMMSAMAANIGRIADVLTENSKAVCLDELFEMVQNIPGFDDDLIIEACEFLSFDEKRAKMFMKLDERLRKLWLLKRLRGQSI, from the exons ATGCATCGAAAGGTGTATGAGACCCGAAGTTTCAATGCTAGGGACAGGATAAATtacgtgatgtggacaagtgaaATGGACAATTGCCTTTCCAAGATACTTATAGAGCGAGCAAGGAAGGGAAATAAATTAGATAACACTTTGAAACCTGCTGCATTTACGGCTGCTCTTGCAGCCTTAAATGAAAAGTTTGGGCTTGATTTGACAAAAGAACACATTAAGAATCGGCTGAAAACATGGAAAAAGCAGTTTCGAATTTTGAAGGAACTTCTTGCCCAAAAAGGATTTGAGTGGGATGAGGTGCATAAAATGGTGGTTGCAGATGACTCAGTATGGAGTGCTTACATCAAG GCACATCCAGATGCAAGGGCATTCCGAGCAAAgctcattgaaaattatgatgagTTGTGCATTATCATTGGCAATGATGAAGCAACAGCAAGCTATTCTGACAATGTTGCTGAAGCTGATGTTGACTTGACAATTGAAAAGGAGGGTGTGAAGCCTGCCATTATGTCTGAAAACCAAACTGATGACAAGCAGACAAAAAAGTTGAGATGGTCAGATGAAATGGACAGTTGCCTCAGCAAGATTCTTGTAGAACAAGTGAAAAGGGGTTCTAAAATAGATAATATTTTACAGCGCGAAGCTTATGACACAGCTGTTATTGCTTTAAATGAAAAGTTTGGTCCTGAATTGACGAAAGACCACATTCGGAATCGCCTTAAAACGTGGAAGAAACAGTATGGAGTTTTGAAGGAACTTATTTCTCAAACTGGATTTGAATGGGATGGAGCACAGAAGATGGTTGTTGCAAATGATTCAGCATGGAATGATTATACCAAG ACTCACCCTGATGCCAGGGCCTTCCGGGGAAGGGTTGTTGAGAACTACAATCCATGGTGCATTATTTTTGGAAATAATAGTGCAGTTGAAGGCTATTCAAGAACTGGTGATGAATTAGTGTTGTGTTTAGCAGCTGATATTCGAGGCTCAGTGGCTCTTAATAACTCTCCTAAACAGTGTGGTGGCAATGTCAAAGATCATGTGAAACACTTGAGGTGGACAAGTGAAATGGATCATCACCTCAGCAAGATACTTGTACAGCAAGTGAAACTCGGCAATAAAAGTAAATTTGATAGCAAATTAAAGACTGCAGCTTATGTGGCAGCCGTTTCATCTTTAAATGAAAGGTTTCAGCTTGACTTAACAAAAGACCATGTTAAGAACCGGCTCAAGACGTGGAAGAAAATGCATGGACTTGTGGTGGAACTCCTCGATCATGGTCAATTTGAATGGGATGCAGGACGAAGGATGGTCCTTGCAACTGACTCTGTATGGTATGACTATATCAAG ATAAACCCTGATGCAAGGCTTATTCAAGGACGAGTCATTGAAAATTATGGTGATTTGTGTGTAATCTTTGGCAGTGACGAGCCAAGTGAAAGTTATTCTTTGGATGGTGCTgaaattgattttgatttgaCTGCTGACACTGAAGGAATGGACAATGAGGATGCATTTAATAATCGGAGCGACAGtggaaaagagaaagggaaatacATGCTATGGACAGATGATATGGATCGTTGTCTGACAGAGAAGCTCATGGAGCAAGTGAGGTTGGGAAACAAGCTCGAGAAAAATTTTAAGCCCAGCGCTTATACAGCTGTTCTTACAACTTTAAATGAGAAGTTTGCACTCGAATTAACAAAAGAAAACATTAGGAGCAGGTTGAAAACATGGAAAAAGCAGTATGGACTTGTGAAAGAGCTACTCTCTTATGGTGGATTTGCATGGGATGAGCAAAGAAAGATGGTTGTTGCCAGTGGCTCTGTATGGAAAGAATACATTAAG AAGCATCCTGATGCAAGGCCTTTACGATCTAAGTCTATTGAGAATTACAATGAGTTGCGTATTATCATTGGCAATGAGCAGGCGGCTGGATACTGGTCTAGAACTGGTGCAGATTATGATGCAAATCATACTTCAAATAATGAAGAGCATGCAGTGACTCCATTACAGGTTATGGTAGATGAAATAAGCCATGATGATACTGGTGATGGCACACAAGGGTCATCTCAGCAGACAGGGGCTAGGCCCTCTTCATCGTCACATTCAGAACAGCCCTCGAAGAAGAGACGTACTGGTGATGTTATGATCGAGATGATGAGCGCCATGGCTGCAAATATTGGTAGGATTGCTGATGTTTTAACAGAAAATAGCAAGGCAGTTTGCTTGGATGAACTGTTTGAGATGGTTCAGAATATTCCCGGCTTTGATGACGATCTCATCATCGAGGCATGTGAGTTTCTTTCTTTTGATGAGAAGAGGGCGAAGATGTTTATGAAATTAGATGAGAGATTGAGAAAACTCTGGTTGTTGAAACGGTTGCGTGGTCAGAGTATTTGA